A single window of Jiangella alkaliphila DNA harbors:
- a CDS encoding DUF1772 domain-containing protein: protein MDVLGFVVIVVVGFTAAAEFGSYAFVHPVIRRLPPEYHVRVEQGLLRTFGIVMPPLMTGSLVLAITNAARGGTEGGPLWLRVAAAVAWGLGIVSTVLVNVPINLATLRWDPDAPPETWQRTRSRWEWFQGFRSWMYLVSFVLVVWAATSA, encoded by the coding sequence GTGGACGTCCTGGGGTTCGTCGTGATCGTGGTGGTGGGCTTCACCGCCGCCGCGGAGTTCGGCTCGTACGCGTTCGTGCACCCGGTGATCCGCCGGCTGCCGCCGGAGTACCACGTCCGCGTCGAGCAGGGCCTGCTCCGGACGTTCGGCATCGTCATGCCGCCGCTGATGACGGGGAGCCTGGTGCTCGCCATCACCAACGCGGCACGCGGCGGGACCGAGGGCGGCCCGCTGTGGCTGCGGGTGGCCGCCGCGGTGGCGTGGGGCCTCGGCATCGTGTCGACCGTTCTGGTGAACGTGCCGATCAACCTGGCCACGCTGCGCTGGGACCCGGACGCGCCGCCGGAGACCTGGCAGCGCACGCGGTCGCGGTGGGAGTGGTTCCAGGGGTTCCGCTCGTGGATGTACCTGGTCAGCTTCGTGCTGGTGGTCTGGGCCGCGACGTCCGCCTGA